A single window of Anaerocolumna chitinilytica DNA harbors:
- a CDS encoding magnesium transporter CorA family protein encodes MFYQIKDRLCPISMKEYDPSILTLGIISLKELTECYASFGFSQTTVMECQDTTRKLHGIMGIYDDYHFCIITAIDTKYFIHLEDRIGIYIKENLFLVVIIKDQDNSIHMDLFDSLDKLNLSKISLERLIYGFLERLLINNYEMLEEIENTISVYEENIDDNRLPKDFYHEIAGVRKRLLLLDNYYEQLIFIGEELKDNSIGLFDEGHLRYFKLFTDRVNRLSENVRKLDDYSIHVRDAYHARMDYNLNNIMKLFTVITTIFLPLTLIVGWYGMNFSNMPELRWKFGYPFVILLSIVVVIINILYFKRKKFL; translated from the coding sequence ATGTTTTATCAGATTAAGGACAGGCTCTGTCCCATCTCTATGAAAGAATACGATCCCTCCATACTTACACTAGGCATTATCAGTCTAAAGGAACTGACCGAGTGTTATGCCTCCTTTGGTTTCTCTCAAACCACTGTTATGGAATGTCAGGATACTACAAGAAAGCTTCATGGCATTATGGGAATATACGATGATTATCATTTCTGTATTATCACAGCAATTGATACAAAGTATTTTATCCATCTTGAGGACAGAATAGGCATCTATATTAAAGAAAATTTATTTTTAGTTGTGATTATCAAAGATCAGGATAACAGCATCCATATGGATCTATTTGATTCCCTGGATAAGCTGAACTTATCCAAGATTTCTCTGGAAAGGCTGATCTATGGATTTCTGGAGAGACTTCTTATTAATAATTATGAGATGCTGGAGGAGATCGAAAACACAATAAGTGTATATGAAGAGAATATTGATGATAACAGATTACCAAAAGATTTTTATCATGAAATTGCCGGTGTAAGAAAGAGACTGCTCCTTCTGGATAATTATTATGAGCAGCTCATCTTCATCGGCGAAGAACTTAAGGACAATTCTATTGGTCTTTTTGACGAAGGACATCTTCGTTATTTCAAGCTATTTACCGACCGTGTCAACAGGCTTAGCGAAAACGTCAGAAAACTTGATGATTACAGCATCCATGTAAGGGATGCCTATCATGCAAGGATGGATTATAATCTTAACAACATCATGAAATTGTTTACTGTAATTACTACTATTTTTCTGCCTCTAACTTTGATTGTAGGCTGGTATGGAATGAATTTTAGCAATATGCCGGAACTAAGGTGGAAATTCGGCTACCCATTTGTTATCCTCCTCAGTATTGTAGTAGTAATTATAAATATATTGTATTTCAAAAGAAAGAAGTTCCTATAA
- the cysK gene encoding cysteine synthase A gives MGKIAKSLTDLIGRTPLLELGKFSASKELKATIVGKLEYFNPAGSVKDRIAKAMIDDAEAKGALKPGATIIEPTSGNTGIGLASVAAARGYKIILTMPETMSIERRNLLKAYGAELVLTEGSKGMSGAIAKAEELSKEIEGSFIPGQFVNSANPEVHRKTTGPEIWEDTDGKVDIFVAGIGTGGTITGVGEYLKSQNPDVKIIAVEPSASPVLSKGTPGPHKIQGIGAGFVPKILNTEVYDEIITVDNEDAFATGREIAKTEGLLVGISSGAAAWAATQIAKRPENEGKTIVVLLPDTGERYLSTPLFSE, from the coding sequence ATGGGAAAGATTGCAAAAAGTCTTACAGATCTAATTGGAAGAACACCATTATTAGAACTTGGTAAATTCAGTGCATCAAAGGAACTCAAAGCAACCATCGTTGGAAAGTTAGAGTATTTTAATCCTGCCGGCAGCGTAAAAGATAGAATTGCAAAAGCAATGATAGATGATGCCGAGGCAAAAGGAGCCTTAAAGCCAGGTGCTACTATTATCGAACCTACCAGTGGTAACACAGGAATCGGTTTAGCTTCTGTAGCAGCAGCCAGAGGATATAAGATCATTCTTACAATGCCTGAGACAATGAGTATTGAAAGAAGAAATCTCTTAAAGGCATATGGCGCAGAGCTGGTACTTACCGAAGGCAGCAAGGGTATGAGCGGTGCTATTGCAAAAGCGGAAGAATTATCAAAAGAAATTGAAGGTTCTTTTATTCCGGGACAGTTTGTTAACAGCGCTAATCCGGAAGTTCATAGAAAAACAACCGGTCCTGAGATTTGGGAAGATACAGACGGAAAGGTTGATATCTTTGTAGCTGGTATCGGTACCGGCGGTACGATTACAGGTGTTGGCGAATACTTAAAGAGCCAGAATCCCGATGTAAAAATAATTGCCGTAGAGCCCAGTGCATCCCCTGTATTATCCAAGGGAACCCCTGGCCCTCATAAGATTCAGGGTATTGGAGCCGGTTTTGTTCCGAAGATTTTAAATACCGAAGTTTATGATGAGATTATAACAGTTGATAATGAAGATGCTTTTGCAACTGGCAGAGAGATTGCTAAAACAGAAGGCCTGTTAGTAGGTATCTCCTCCGGTGCAGCAGCCTGGGCTGCAACACAGATTGCTAAACGTCCTGAAAATGAAGGAAAGACCATTGTGGTACTTCTGCCTGATACCGGTGAAAGATATTTATCCACACCTTTATTTTCTGAATAA
- the dtd gene encoding D-aminoacyl-tRNA deacylase, producing the protein MKVVIQRVKYASVTIEGLVKSRINRGFLLLIGIGKDDTKETIDKYLDKILKLRIFEDEEGKTNLSLSDIDGDIMAISQFTLYADCKKGNRPNFLNAAGPEEAKELYEYFLKSCKEKYGRVEAGEFGADMKVELLNDGPFTVVLEKEMLGY; encoded by the coding sequence ATGAAGGTTGTAATACAAAGAGTGAAGTATGCATCAGTTACGATAGAAGGTTTAGTTAAGTCCAGGATAAACAGAGGCTTTCTTCTTCTCATCGGAATTGGAAAGGATGACACGAAAGAGACGATTGATAAGTATTTGGACAAGATCTTGAAACTTCGGATATTCGAGGACGAAGAAGGTAAAACCAATCTGTCACTAAGCGATATTGACGGAGATATTATGGCCATATCACAGTTCACCTTATATGCAGATTGTAAAAAGGGCAATAGGCCTAACTTCTTAAATGCAGCAGGACCGGAAGAAGCGAAAGAGCTTTATGAATACTTTTTGAAGAGTTGTAAAGAAAAGTATGGACGGGTAGAAGCGGGAGAGTTTGGAGCGGATATGAAAGTTGAGTTGTTAAATGACGGCCCCTTCACTGTTGTTTTAGAGAAAGAAATGTTAGGATATTAA
- a CDS encoding phosphatase PAP2 family protein — protein sequence MKNLINKYKHGWVLSYFIIYMVWFSYLERTVTKNYHVIHIKLDDMIPFNEWFLIPYLLWFLYILATVSYFFLTSRGDFYKLTAFLFIGMTICLIIYTIWPNGQDLRPNLDALGRDNILIRIIRILYGTDTATNVCPSIHVFNSIGASIAIIKSDKLKKYRWVSVGSVILTVLISMSTVFLKQHSVFDVFMGILLSFVMYLVVYVLIAGKQTSKAKEKEIFAKV from the coding sequence TTGAAAAATCTAATTAATAAATACAAGCACGGCTGGGTCCTATCCTATTTTATCATCTATATGGTATGGTTTTCTTACCTGGAACGTACTGTTACTAAGAACTACCACGTTATCCACATTAAACTGGATGATATGATTCCTTTTAATGAGTGGTTTTTGATTCCATATTTGTTATGGTTTTTGTATATCTTAGCAACTGTTTCTTATTTCTTTCTGACTTCCAGGGGGGATTTTTACAAGCTTACAGCCTTTTTATTCATCGGCATGACCATATGCCTGATTATTTACACTATATGGCCAAACGGACAGGACTTAAGACCTAACTTGGATGCTTTGGGAAGAGATAACATTCTTATACGTATTATTCGCATTCTGTACGGAACTGACACTGCAACCAATGTATGCCCCAGTATCCATGTATTTAATTCCATCGGTGCCAGCATCGCTATCATTAAGAGCGACAAACTAAAGAAGTATAGGTGGGTGTCCGTGGGTTCGGTTATCTTAACTGTTTTAATCAGCATGTCCACTGTATTCCTAAAACAGCATTCCGTCTTTGATGTCTTTATGGGCATACTGCTTTCATTTGTAATGTACCTGGTAGTCTATGTATTAATAGCAGGAAAACAGACATCCAAAGCAAAAGAAAAAGAAATATTTGCAAAGGTTTAA
- a CDS encoding DUF3791 domain-containing protein: MDLENDKNLMVIEAIEGYAKNHNMKTWEVFLLFRCNGIIDLLRLQYKTLHTQSMEESIYFVEDILRRVLDAK, translated from the coding sequence GTGGATTTGGAAAATGACAAGAACCTTATGGTGATAGAGGCCATTGAAGGCTATGCTAAAAACCACAATATGAAGACCTGGGAAGTCTTTTTGTTATTTCGGTGCAACGGTATTATAGACCTCTTACGGTTACAGTACAAGACATTGCATACACAAAGTATGGAGGAGAGCATATACTTTGTGGAGGACATTTTAAGGAGAGTGCTGGATGCAAAATGA
- a CDS encoding NusG domain II-containing protein, translating to MDKNTYVKKKDIILLGVILVLALVGFLAFRFTQKDGKMVVVTVDGAVYKEYPLNKDISATIHGVNGSTNLLVIKDGYADVTEASCPDKICVKSRKINKTGESIICLPNKVVVKITGGDDGEVDGSTN from the coding sequence TTGGATAAGAACACATATGTAAAAAAGAAAGATATTATTTTATTAGGAGTGATATTGGTTTTAGCTCTAGTAGGGTTTCTGGCCTTTCGGTTTACACAAAAGGACGGTAAGATGGTGGTGGTCACAGTGGATGGTGCGGTTTATAAGGAGTACCCTTTAAACAAAGATATCTCTGCCACGATACATGGTGTTAACGGAAGCACTAATCTCCTTGTAATAAAGGATGGTTATGCTGATGTTACTGAGGCAAGCTGCCCGGATAAAATATGTGTAAAATCAAGAAAGATAAATAAAACCGGTGAGAGCATCATCTGTTTGCCGAATAAGGTCGTAGTAAAAATTACCGGCGGCGATGACGGTGAAGTAGACGGTTCTACAAATTAA
- a CDS encoding glycosyltransferase family 2 protein, which yields MKLLSVAIPCYNSQEYMEHAIKTLLTGKDEMEIIIVNDGSKDNTAAIADDYAKRYPDIIKAIHQENGGHGEAVNTGLAAATGLYFKVVDSDDWVNEAALAKVLSTLRSLVTDGKMVDLFIANYVYEKPSINKHKVMDYKTALPQEKIFTWNDIMFFKQSQQIIMHAAIYRTKLLKDCGLKLPSHTFYVDNIFVYQPLPYVKTLYYLDVNLYRYFIGRDDQSVNEKNMIKRIDQQIRITKIMIDYKDIMAIKNRKLKNYMIKYLTMMMAVSSVFLIKENTPESLAKKKELWEYLEKNNRRLYHRIHNKVLGRSMTLPGKAGRKIVEVGYRISRKIYGFT from the coding sequence ATGAAGTTGCTAAGTGTTGCGATACCATGCTATAATTCTCAGGAATATATGGAGCACGCTATTAAGACATTGCTGACCGGAAAAGACGAGATGGAGATAATTATTGTTAATGACGGTTCAAAAGACAATACTGCCGCCATAGCAGATGACTATGCTAAGCGCTATCCGGATATTATCAAAGCTATCCATCAGGAAAACGGAGGTCATGGTGAAGCGGTGAATACCGGACTTGCGGCTGCAACCGGTTTGTATTTTAAAGTAGTTGACAGTGATGACTGGGTAAATGAAGCTGCCCTGGCAAAAGTTTTATCCACTCTTAGAAGTCTGGTAACAGACGGCAAAATGGTAGACCTGTTTATTGCCAATTATGTCTATGAAAAACCAAGCATTAATAAACACAAAGTAATGGATTATAAGACAGCGCTTCCCCAGGAGAAGATATTTACCTGGAACGATATTATGTTCTTTAAGCAAAGCCAGCAGATCATCATGCATGCTGCAATTTACCGCACCAAGTTATTAAAAGATTGTGGACTAAAGCTTCCAAGCCACACCTTTTATGTGGATAATATTTTTGTTTATCAGCCTCTGCCCTATGTGAAAACCTTGTATTATTTGGATGTGAATTTATATCGCTATTTCATCGGCCGTGATGATCAGTCCGTTAATGAAAAGAATATGATTAAAAGAATTGATCAGCAGATTCGTATCACTAAGATAATGATTGATTATAAAGATATTATGGCAATCAAGAACCGTAAGCTTAAGAATTACATGATTAAGTATCTGACGATGATGATGGCGGTTTCCTCTGTTTTTCTAATCAAAGAAAATACGCCGGAGAGCCTTGCCAAGAAAAAAGAACTCTGGGAATATCTCGAGAAAAACAACAGAAGGCTCTATCATAGAATTCATAATAAAGTCCTTGGCAGGTCCATGACACTACCCGGAAAGGCCGGAAGAAAAATTGTTGAAGTTGGATATCGTATATCAAGAAAAATCTATGGGTTCACTTAA
- a CDS encoding recombinase family protein → MKAAAYCRVSTKQEEQLDSLESQQKFFLEYAARNEYELVHIYADEGKSGTKMKNRTQLLNLLKDASSGEFDLILIKDISRLARNTVDFLTSIRRLKAWGIKVIFVNYDQTSSESSEFMLTMLSAIAQEESANTSKRVKFGKKQNARLGRVPNLVYGYDKIPGEYFDLKINEKEAKVVKRIFDLYIRGQKGASKIAEILNNERIKTKKGCSWNQSSICRILDNEIYIGKVINGKEEIEDFLTGKRIKREEENWFITYKPELQIIDEETYSKAHKLKTNRRKAGKTPGTAETGKHLFSQLIICSECSGYFRRLSRTYKNTITTWVCSTRNKNGTTSCSNAISLREEELIDAIHGYFAMVFKENQAVAETMLKEGKLLEVDETLLKVQSLKKEICKKEKERNKYIELYTFEVISLSELKLHTSRIENELSNLNEQLFRRESQTGYEGGNVNLPEHLPSEEKDVVSYEANQKDTEDKILKSYIRKTFSDNINLRRIIERIDADEKGNIIIEIKKLAQKQEKCEGYDE, encoded by the coding sequence TTGAAGGCAGCAGCTTATTGCAGAGTCTCTACAAAGCAGGAAGAACAGCTTGACAGTCTGGAAAGTCAGCAGAAGTTTTTTTTAGAATATGCAGCCAGAAATGAGTACGAGCTGGTACATATTTACGCAGACGAAGGTAAAAGCGGAACCAAAATGAAGAACCGAACCCAATTACTAAATCTTTTAAAGGATGCATCAAGCGGTGAATTTGACCTTATACTGATTAAAGACATTTCAAGACTTGCAAGAAATACAGTGGATTTCCTTACCAGTATAAGACGGCTTAAGGCTTGGGGGATTAAGGTTATATTTGTTAATTATGATCAGACCTCTTCGGAAAGCTCAGAATTTATGCTGACCATGCTAAGTGCAATTGCCCAGGAGGAAAGCGCAAATACCTCAAAGCGTGTGAAGTTTGGTAAAAAGCAGAATGCGAGACTAGGAAGAGTGCCTAATCTTGTATACGGATATGATAAAATACCCGGTGAATATTTTGATTTGAAAATTAATGAAAAGGAAGCGAAGGTTGTAAAAAGGATATTCGACCTATATATAAGAGGTCAAAAGGGAGCTTCTAAAATTGCGGAAATCTTAAACAACGAAAGAATAAAGACTAAGAAAGGCTGCAGCTGGAACCAATCCAGTATTTGCCGGATTCTGGATAATGAAATCTATATCGGAAAGGTAATAAACGGAAAAGAGGAAATAGAAGATTTCCTTACCGGTAAACGAATAAAACGGGAAGAGGAAAACTGGTTTATTACCTATAAGCCGGAACTCCAAATTATTGATGAGGAAACATATTCAAAAGCACATAAATTAAAAACAAACCGAAGAAAAGCTGGAAAAACACCGGGAACCGCAGAAACCGGCAAGCATCTCTTCAGCCAATTGATTATCTGCAGCGAATGCAGCGGTTACTTTCGCAGACTTTCCAGAACCTATAAAAATACAATAACAACCTGGGTATGCAGCACAAGAAATAAAAATGGTACAACCAGCTGCTCCAATGCCATATCTTTGAGAGAAGAAGAACTTATAGATGCGATCCATGGTTATTTTGCAATGGTATTTAAGGAAAATCAGGCTGTGGCAGAAACCATGTTAAAAGAGGGGAAGCTATTAGAAGTTGATGAAACTCTTTTAAAAGTACAAAGCTTAAAAAAAGAAATCTGTAAAAAAGAGAAAGAAAGAAACAAATACATAGAACTATATACCTTTGAGGTTATATCACTTAGCGAATTGAAGCTCCATACAAGCAGAATAGAGAATGAACTGTCAAATCTCAATGAACAGTTATTCAGAAGAGAATCTCAGACGGGCTATGAGGGCGGTAATGTGAATCTGCCCGAACACCTGCCGTCTGAGGAGAAAGATGTGGTAAGTTATGAGGCAAATCAAAAAGATACGGAGGATAAGATACTAAAATCATATATCAGGAAAACCTTCTCCGACAATATCAATCTAAGGAGGATAATAGAAAGGATCGATGCTGATGAAAAAGGAAATATCATAATTGAGATAAAAAAGCTCGCACAAAAACAGGAAAAGTGTGAAGGATACGATGAATGA
- a CDS encoding DUF3990 domain-containing protein has protein sequence MQNEIYLYHGTNVKFDQVDLSFSKDKRDFGRGFYTTTFREQAEGWAENMYIRYGGEGRFVMEFKLQLTEELSVMKYPGLTSEWLSMIKDNRLYGGIQHTYDIVIGPVADDNIMRTIALYVAGIYNQETALEQLRPFQAHDQISLHTQKALKYLTYLGRKELKPVKAQSMEESMKTLYCYRDQDITLDILMKVEHVVRLIAAETGKTFDDCLYEFYRSKAYETLQKTGSLMWAESAEFVADEFFREYAEDPDKEKEVL, from the coding sequence ATGCAAAATGAAATATATTTGTACCATGGGACGAATGTAAAGTTTGACCAGGTTGATTTGAGTTTTTCAAAGGACAAAAGGGATTTCGGAAGAGGCTTTTATACCACAACCTTCAGAGAACAGGCAGAGGGCTGGGCAGAAAACATGTACATTCGGTACGGCGGTGAAGGCAGATTCGTTATGGAATTTAAACTTCAATTAACAGAAGAGCTTTCCGTAATGAAGTATCCGGGACTTACCAGCGAATGGCTTTCAATGATTAAAGACAACAGGCTTTACGGAGGAATTCAGCACACATATGATATTGTAATAGGACCGGTAGCGGATGACAATATTATGAGAACAATCGCTCTTTATGTAGCAGGAATCTATAACCAGGAAACAGCACTGGAACAATTGCGTCCCTTTCAGGCTCATGATCAGATATCCCTGCATACACAAAAAGCTCTGAAATACCTGACATATCTGGGCCGGAAAGAACTTAAGCCGGTAAAAGCCCAATCCATGGAGGAAAGTATGAAGACCCTTTATTGCTATAGAGATCAGGATATTACTCTTGATATCCTTATGAAAGTTGAACATGTTGTACGCTTGATTGCCGCAGAAACCGGCAAAACCTTTGATGACTGTCTTTATGAATTCTACCGTTCAAAAGCATATGAGACGCTGCAAAAAACAGGCTCTCTGATGTGGGCAGAGAGCGCAGAGTTTGTAGCCGATGAATTTTTCAGAGAGTATGCAGAGGACCCTGATAAAGAGAAAGAGGTGTTATAG
- a CDS encoding NCS2 family permease, giving the protein MEKFFKLKEHGTTVSTEIVAGITTFFAMAYIIFVNPQILSQTGIPFGAIFLATIISSVVGTLVMGLFANVPYAQAPGMGLNAFFTYTVVFLLGFSWKEALAMVFLCGLINILITVTKVRKLIVKAIPSGLQSAIGGGIGIFIAYIGIKNAGLIKFTLDPGTYTALDGGTIIGSSSAIPGLVDFNDKKVILALIGILILFVLLVLKVKGAILIGIAATTIIGIPMGVVNISDLKGTSGLADSFKSLGTVFGSALGSEGIVSLFKDASRIPLVLMTIFAFSLSDTFDTIGTFVGTGKRSGIFDAEDEKALQDGNGFKSKMDKALFADSIATSIGAIFGTSNTTTYVESAAGIGAGGRTGLTSVVTAVLFLLSIFLGNIVSIVPTQATAPALIAVGIMMMSSFKEIDWTDLDVAIPAFFASIFMAFSYSISYGIAAGFIFYCLVKTCKGKAKEVHPIVWVASALFIINFVVLAFIEH; this is encoded by the coding sequence ATGGAAAAGTTTTTTAAACTGAAAGAACATGGCACTACGGTTTCTACAGAAATTGTAGCGGGTATCACAACCTTCTTTGCAATGGCTTACATCATATTTGTAAATCCGCAGATATTAAGCCAGACAGGAATACCCTTTGGAGCAATATTTTTAGCAACAATTATTTCATCTGTTGTTGGTACGCTGGTAATGGGGTTGTTTGCTAATGTGCCTTATGCACAGGCTCCTGGTATGGGATTGAATGCATTCTTTACTTATACTGTAGTATTTCTTCTGGGATTTTCCTGGAAAGAAGCTTTAGCAATGGTATTTTTATGCGGACTTATCAATATTCTTATAACTGTAACAAAAGTACGTAAATTGATCGTAAAAGCAATTCCTTCCGGTCTCCAGAGTGCTATCGGAGGTGGTATCGGTATCTTTATCGCTTACATAGGAATTAAGAATGCCGGTTTAATCAAATTTACATTAGATCCCGGAACATATACAGCACTGGATGGCGGAACAATCATCGGAAGCAGCAGTGCAATTCCCGGACTTGTGGACTTTAATGATAAAAAAGTTATTCTTGCCCTTATCGGCATTCTTATATTATTTGTATTATTAGTTTTAAAGGTAAAAGGCGCTATCCTGATTGGTATAGCTGCAACAACCATTATCGGTATTCCCATGGGTGTTGTTAACATTTCTGATTTAAAAGGAACTTCCGGTCTTGCAGATTCCTTTAAGAGCTTAGGTACCGTGTTTGGTTCCGCTCTCGGTTCAGAGGGAATTGTATCTCTTTTTAAGGATGCTTCCAGAATTCCTCTTGTATTAATGACAATCTTTGCATTCAGTTTATCCGATACATTTGATACAATCGGAACCTTTGTCGGAACCGGTAAGAGAAGCGGTATCTTTGACGCAGAGGATGAGAAAGCACTTCAGGATGGAAATGGCTTTAAGTCAAAGATGGACAAGGCTTTATTTGCTGATTCCATTGCAACTTCTATCGGAGCTATTTTCGGTACTTCCAATACAACCACTTATGTTGAGAGTGCTGCAGGTATCGGTGCCGGCGGACGTACAGGACTTACCAGTGTTGTTACAGCAGTTTTATTCCTTCTTAGTATCTTCCTCGGAAATATCGTAAGCATCGTACCTACTCAGGCTACCGCTCCTGCTCTTATAGCAGTAGGTATTATGATGATGTCTTCCTTCAAAGAAATTGACTGGACTGACTTAGACGTAGCAATTCCTGCATTTTTTGCTTCAATCTTTATGGCCTTCAGCTACAGCATTTCCTACGGAATTGCAGCTGGTTTTATATTCTATTGCCTCGTAAAGACCTGCAAGGGAAAAGCAAAGGAAGTTCATCCTATCGTTTGGGTTGCAAGTGCTTTATTTATTATAAACTTTGTGGTATTGGCTTTCATCGAACATTAA
- a CDS encoding acyl-CoA thioesterase, giving the protein MKEAKTVEESITEQVHLLMPGHINGSGRLFGGQLMEWIDIVGGITAKRHAECDITTAAIDNLQFKAGAFINDTIVLIGRITHVGTTSMEIRVDTYLEELSGTRKPINRAYLVYVAIDKDGRPVKVPKLTLTTEVQRAEWEGAVKRNKLRKLRRTEGF; this is encoded by the coding sequence ATGAAGGAAGCAAAAACAGTAGAAGAATCTATCACAGAACAGGTTCACCTTCTGATGCCTGGCCATATCAACGGAAGCGGAAGGCTCTTTGGCGGGCAGCTGATGGAATGGATTGATATTGTGGGAGGCATCACTGCAAAACGACATGCGGAGTGTGACATTACAACAGCAGCAATCGATAATCTTCAATTTAAAGCAGGTGCCTTTATCAATGATACAATTGTGCTTATCGGCAGAATCACACATGTAGGAACTACATCCATGGAGATAAGAGTAGATACTTATTTGGAAGAACTCTCAGGGACCAGAAAACCAATTAACCGGGCATATCTGGTATATGTCGCAATCGATAAGGATGGCAGACCGGTGAAGGTTCCAAAGCTCACCCTGACAACAGAGGTTCAAAGAGCTGAATGGGAAGGTGCTGTTAAGCGGAATAAACTACGTAAATTAAGGCGTACTGAAGGCTTCTAA
- the spoIIID gene encoding sporulation transcriptional regulator SpoIIID, which yields MHPYMEERIIELANYTIEQKATVRETAIRYGVSKSTVHKDLQDRLPCINKQLYSAVNEILMLNKAQRHIRGGLATRRKYKKA from the coding sequence ATGCATCCATATATGGAGGAGAGAATAATTGAGCTAGCCAATTATACGATTGAACAAAAAGCGACTGTACGGGAGACGGCTATCCGGTATGGTGTCAGTAAATCAACCGTACATAAAGATCTGCAGGATAGACTGCCGTGTATTAATAAGCAGCTTTATAGTGCTGTAAATGAGATTCTTATGTTGAATAAAGCACAACGGCACATAAGAGGCGGATTGGCTACGAGAAGAAAGTATAAGAAAGCCTGA
- a CDS encoding helix-turn-helix domain-containing protein: MKNLIGDRVREARYKRSPKITQVDLLARLAIRGVYMESTSISKIESYKRPVTDIELVALADSLNVSILWLLSKE; encoded by the coding sequence ATGAAAAATCTAATAGGAGACCGGGTTAGAGAAGCCAGATATAAAAGGAGCCCGAAAATTACACAAGTGGATTTACTTGCAAGGCTGGCAATCAGAGGTGTTTATATGGAAAGTACCTCAATATCTAAAATCGAGTCATACAAAAGACCGGTAACAGATATCGAACTGGTGGCATTGGCCGATTCTTTAAATGTCAGTATATTATGGCTTTTAAGCAAAGAATAA